The Microplitis demolitor isolate Queensland-Clemson2020A chromosome 9, iyMicDemo2.1a, whole genome shotgun sequence genomic sequence aaaaaaaaaaaggaaactacttaaattattaatatatgaatGATTACTTACGTTCCCAtcaatataaaagtttttactgaaatttttttactgaagaCTCACACTACAACCGTTGAAACTTGCACTACGATCGTCGAAATACTTATCACAGAATTAAATAAGATGCTGAAAGCGAGCATTATTTAATATGTCAGCTAGTGTGTGTTTGTACGAAAAGTGAAACATGCCCATGATGCACGCTTGTGTGAGTGAGTGAGAAAACTTTTAGCCCTCCATTGGGGATTTCACTCTAGCACACACAGGTCCATTGAACCATACGATGAAAACATTCCATAAAAAACGTATTAAAAACATAGCCACATGTTGATGGACtttctcgaaaaaaaatcagttttaaaCCCATacatacaaaagaaaaaaattttattaatattaaaaaaatattaataataataataataaatataatataataattataataataacaatgataataataattataataatataatgatatttttgttgaaattttaaatctatgataaaaactcaaaaaaataaaaacctaaaaaaaaaataaaacggatTACACATCCTTCCGATCTGAGAGGATTACAGTGTCAGCATCCTCCAGATCTGAGAGGATTACAGTACCAGTATCCTCTGAGCAATGAAGGTCTACCTCCGTAACAGCATCGACAACACGATTATGGAACAATTGATGTTCCCACTCGGATGCTGCTGCACCCAAAGTATAATAGATTGGTGGAATAAAACCATAAGCGGTGACATAATCCCGAGCATCCTGAGATCCACTCGTGAGCTTGAAATGCCACGTAACCTTTTTGTCATTGATCTGTAAGCAGTCCTCCTCATCGAAGAAGGTAACAATCGACTCTTTGATTGGTTTATTTGCCGACACTTGATTCCACAACTGAGGCTCGATAAAATATCTCACCTCTTCAACTGAAAAGCTCTGAACCCAATGTTTCGGGAGTAACACCGTATATCGGATGCAACAATCGTCTAAATGATTCtctgtagtaaaaaaaaaaagcaataacgaaaaaagtattatataacaatgataaagtataaaagaataataccTGAATGACTGaggtttttgaatttattaagcGCTCCGCGCCAGATTCCAAAGAATGGATCGCGAGTGGCATTATAGTAGAACCGGGGATCGGTCCTATGAGCATCGATATAAAGGATAAGGAACCACCAACAAAGATCATTGTGCTGAATGTTTAATTCAGCCATCAATCCTTCAAATCGGAATAATGTTCCGTCTAAATTATTCCCTCGACGAACAGCCCTTTCTAAAGCATCTACTATCAAATCCTTTACTCCGTCTATTAACCTTGGAAACCTAATCCACCGGAGGGGTATGATCATGTCATAACTAAATGTGTTCCCCAtctacaaattatattttttaatccataAAAATATCTTCCACCTTATAATACAAGAATTACTTCTAACTAACTttccttaattattttttccttagtTATAAAAGAAGCTCCAAgttacaatattaaaaaaatagtccacAAACACTTTACAACATCCACCGAATATTTCAGAAATAATTTGAAGAATTGCACATGAACACTTTAAAACACCCACTGTAAATTtccgaaataattttaaaatcgtatcaaataaatttaaacaataaatttttttaaaatgtctgaCTTTAATTGTCATCGACTTTTTCATGAGCTGTGAACATTGTCTACTGAGAGATCAATAAATAGTCTGTCAATGAAACCACAGTCGAGTatccaaaattaataaacaaacacATAAAACGTTCGCATGTGTAAGAAATACCCATAGAGCATCTCACTCTAACATGCAGTCTTAGATATGGGTATCTCACTTTAACTTGGAATAAAGTTTATGTTCAagatttttatctgaaaaatttatatgaacatATTATCCATTACGaaattaactataataattcaatttgtcTTATCGTATTTCTGtgaaaatcactttttttcatattaattaaaaaaagtatatatttaaaatgatatatttgaaaattttgaatatatcgataaaatagGGAATCGTGTTAACTTTGAtatctatctgaaaaaaatccaTACTAGATCTGTATTATCCAACGCATACACAAAATTCCATAGATTAACAGTTTTATCCGTCTTGAGTAACGtcatttttttcacatatacTTTTCCCAAaagacattattattatcgatcTCACGatctaaagtaaatatatatatatattaaattacatatattctCACATCTTTTTCTACGATTTGTCCaacataaacatttttttatgatccaaattgcatatataataattcttaTATTTGATACCTCAATCCTCATAttaattctataatttattaaacccttctgaataaaaaatattccgtGTTCTTTCCGTTCAAATTTTAGATGATTGATGGTGTTATTGATATGTAACACTCTTTACGTAATTAAACATATCTGTCATCGATCACTTTATCACCGGAAGTAAACGATGTTTATTACACTGCTTAATGAGATCTGTACTAGCATCGATATTTGATACTcataattcttaaatttattactttctgTTTTAACCCTTCGTTGGTCACGCTATGAGCGATtccccgttttttttttttttcaattcgttataaaaaaaaaaataattttttccagccttaaaaaatttagctatTCCTTCTTTAATTCATTTAGCATGCACCTAAACAGTTTTTAAAGTTGTAggtatttatgttaattagatattaaataataaatgtcgtAAGAACATGGAATCGCGGCGATTTCCTGTAAGCGCGACCAAACCCaaccatgaaattttattcgcAGCGTTGCCAATCGTatgaaacttgaataaataaaaacaatatggCCGTCATCAGCTGTTATAGTTGTTATGTGCATGTCccataaagttatttatttaagttatttgtGCAAtgttattgtaagtaattttaatataaaaataaatgaaaataaataaatatcattacgTGGATTGGATcacaagaataataatattactacTGTGActacaaaagtatttaatactTTACTCATCAAAGCATTAAACCGGTACGTAGTTTTTTCtctgataaaatatttgaatataacgtttatgattaaaattcaaaagtcaTGATACtacattacaattaaatattaaataatttaattaaaattgatttagcagatgtttcataattttatgaattcttttaataattaaattgagttaaaaaaaaaatgagtcaaaaaattgacatgtagaaatttttaataaataaaaaagcaattttttgaaaataatttttcggaacaaatttgtttattaaatgaaattaaaaaattatcaagtgaCCGCTAcctttaatataataataatttataacaaattttttttagattattttaaaaaaagttaaatgaaATAGCAAGTTGGAacataaataactttttggaAGACGGTGAAATCGAAGAtccagataattttttacaactcgATGATAGCAGTGACAGTCACTGCCAGCAGTGACAGTGTGCTAATTCTATCTGCAAAGAACATACCGTCACTACATGCATCAAATGTCATGAAATTTCACTATCTGATGCTGAAGACTACTAGTCGTATATTAGCTTGGTATAGCTGATAAACAATGTAGTCTTGGGCCTAATCGGTCACCACTGAGAGCGCTCAATTTAGTTCATAATCCAATGGCGAACTAGTTCGTTCTTTTAGTTCATTAgttcttttgtttaaataacttaataaaaacaataaatagaaaaaaaaatatatttatgattaatgctggttctgtttatttatggaacataaaattttttatttaaataagaatgaaaaaataaaagaatttatattaatcattagtCAACAGCTAGTCTCGTTGAGTAATgatctaatatataaaaatagtctCTCGCAATATCAAGGCGCGcacagaaaaagtaaataactcGGTTGGTCACATAGCGCCAGTGTCTAGTTAAACcgacgctaaaaaaaatataaaaagaactaAGAGCGAGATCATCGACGAACTAGTTCGCATAGTTCACCTAAAGGAGCGCTCTTCCGACCTAGGTCGTTCGCGAACTACCCAAGACTAAAACAATGTGATGTTCTGATTTACAACGATAAGAGTTCTTTGACTGTGATTATAAAGTTATTAGATTATCATTGATgtgatttttaacttaataagaagtcattagttttaaaaaaaaatatgaaatttacataatataatgtttaatattttaataaactatttagAGTCactaaatagtattttttttaaaatcgcattcaaaacgattaaaaaaaatttaagtcattattcttaaataataattcttaatatatataatttctgttCTTATTATATGTTCTTATGTATAATTCTTAATTATATGTGAAtgttataaaatgtaatttttcaataaaaaaattattaatttacgagGAACTTTCATCATCCATTTGATTTCATTGTTCTATTGcgctaattattaatttttatttcataccaACTCAAATTTTACCGCGCTTACTTAAAAGTATACTTGGCAACACTGTAAGAAAATTAACATTGCGGCGATTCCCTAACCACGCGCCCAATGAAGGCGGGCAGAGAAGCGCGACCAAAGAAGggttaaattttaaacgatCGTTGATATAAACATTTTCTTTATCTGTACCAcacatgtaattaatttttttatgacaccCTTTCTACATAATTAAACATATCTGTCATCTATCACAGgaagtaaacaatttttattacaccGCTTAATGAGATTTGTACTAGCATCGATATTTGATACTGATAATTCTTGAATTTGTTATGTATTCCTGCTCTCTATGTTTAATCTTAAACGATCGTCGgtacataattttcttttgaatctATTCCACCCaagtaaatcatttttataacataTCCATTACGCTGCTTAATGAAATCTTTACTATCATCAATACTTGATATTTTCagtcttataaaatttattttattttacgctCTGTGTGTTCCTCGTTTTAAATACTCAGAAACGTTGATGACAATACACCTATAGTCAAACGCTTAAATAGCTCATGAGAACGCACTTACTTTACAGTTGAAGTGTAAATCTTTATGTGAACACATcttaagttttatataaaataattattcctgATCCACAAGAGTTTGTGATCCGAAATTTTTATCcacagtattttattaaacaattaaagaaaaaatgtctCAACGAGGTTAATTAAAGCTCTCCGTGGTTTAGTAAATCCGGTAGCACaatcatataattaatttgcaaTCGGAGGTGGTTGATGAAGAGCAATGTCAGAGGTGTCACAGTGTTTGTAATGTTATCATAGACTACTTTAATACAATCTTGATAGATCCTAATACTACCGTTCAAGTCCGACGAAGTGTGCAAACAAACATAGCAGTTCTTTGTTGGTACAGTAATCAGTTTCTACAATTTAGTGGGCAGTTATCAGGTAGtgatttaagtttaaataatccATCTATTAAATGGCAAGATCTTGAGAACGCTTTTTCGAATAACATTAAGACAGGATAGTAGTTAAACAGGGAGGTTTTTGGCCCGAAATCAAAACAGCGATCTACCTTACCATCCTGTGATAAACGCGGATGCCGGTaatgtagatttattttatcggtATTTTGTGCTGTTGTAGGTAATGTAGAACTATTTATCGATATTTGGGGCCTTTGTTTCATTTATATGGTAATGTAGATTTGTTCTCATCGATATATGAGGCTGTTATCGGAAaatgtagatttattttatctatatataggaccttattttcttatatgtGGTAATGTAGATTAGTTAATATCGATATTTGGGGCTGTTATCGGCAATGTAGATTTATTTTGTCGATATTTTTTGGCCTTTATTCTCATTGATGATTATGTAGATTTGTTGAGACTTGCTCATGATAATGCAGGCTTGGTTGAAGCCTGATCATGGTAACGCAGATTTTATCAGAACTTGGTAATGGTAATGAAGATTTCGTTGGGACCTGTTTCTGCTGATCGATAAAAGCAGATTTTTTTGACTTAGTGGATATTCAAGAACTTTTTAgtatatacatttttgaatttttactgttttaagTAGGATTGGAGGGTGTCGATCATTCGGGAATTATCTCGAATTTTTTACGCATAAATTGGTGgggattcattttttattttggattgTTCTAGACCTTTGAACAGCTGTAAGGGGTTATGGCCAAAAATTCGAAAGTTTTTCtgagaatattatttattttattagaagtaGGCGGTTTAACGCTTGATTGAACCGGTTTTGGGCCAATCATTTTTACTCTGTATCCCCAcaaagatgatttttttagaGGAGGTTGCCATTATAAAACTCATGCTTTTTTGTTAAGTCTTCCTAGTTATAGCTGTGCTAAATGGAGGAGCTAAGTGATagtgaaaaacattttttacgtATTAGTCATCCGGGTATGATAGACACTGATGAAatagttgaaaattattttggtgacATATGTCAAGAGTTTATTGGTTCATTTCTTGCtctattttcttattataaaaatttggataTAATCAGAAGCAAACGAGATTCGTCGTGCCCAAGTTGCATTGCTCTGAAAGATTCGATAAagaacttatataaaattattcaaaatcttgaAAAACTAGAGAGTCGCAtagttgttaaataaataacaatggaGTATATAGTGGATTTCGTTGGCTATATAGTTTccaatggaaaatttattgtcaagGAATTATGTGTCGTTGATATTCATAACCTAAATAATGCAAACGGTGTGTATCAATGCAAAATTTGCGTATTCAAACCACCTATCCAGTACACTGACACTGTGATTGTGCAACAAAGTGAAGATCAAGATGGGAATCGTCATGGTATTCACTGGGATATTGGTGATCATCCTTATGAATCATTGCAACCTATGGTAAAACAACTAGTTCAGAATGCgcgatatttttatgtacaagGGCCAACAATGCAAAAACGACTCGAAGAAATGATTGATTATGCAGTCCcagttattaatttagaacaaatgagatttttttcgATTGATAATCTCGAAAACATGAACAGACCTCGATGTGCATTCAGATTCAACCACACCAAACTTGGACATTATGCTTGTTCATATGGAACTGTTCAGCAGCTAAAACAAtggtttttgaaatataaggGCTGTAATCCATCATATGAGAAATCAGTACAGTTATTCTATCAACTATCAGATTTGAGAAAAATGGATGCAGTTGACATCGCTTGTCTTGATGATGTGTTCGTTCTCCAATTCGCTCGATCTGAAATACGATTTGTGTGGGATAAACtaccaattaatttaaaacagaattttaaaattatggaCTATAAGTTTTGCATTGAACATAATTCAATTACAAGTCCTGATTATGATGTCCCAGGATTTTATCTTTATCCTTACAAAAAAGATTGCACTAAgagtaaaaaactaaaagatgcattaaaataattataaatgcatgcttaacatttatttcaaacttatataattatgtgtACTTTTCATGCtgtattaattgattatgTGAATTGGGTataagcaaaaataaaatttattaaaacatatttttatttgtgaaaaaatttatttatttctatcaaCCTTGTTAtctaatacaataattataaagttaattttcttacaGTACTACTTAATGGATTATATTCAAGAATACGATCACGCAGAATTAAGCAGTATGCTGACGTCTGATCGGGAAACTGATCATTTGATTCAAATTCAACATGAATGTCAACTGGTCCAGATTTGATCGACTCATTTTGTTTTGAACAATCAATAATGTAGAGTGGTGCTTCTTCCAAAAATCCTGCTTTAGTTAACAATGGTTCCGGCTCTTTATTATAGTAtgacttttgaaaattagtatacATATCATACAATAAAGCATACTGATTGCGATTAATGTTTAGATTCTAATTTCCATATGGATAACTTTGCGAATTGAGGAAAACTTTCACATCTCGGATATTACAATGATCAAAGTGACTGGAATTTTTcgtcacaatattttttcttgcagTTTGAAATCCTAGAACCAAATATCGTGGTTTCTCCAATTGCGTCGAAGTTTTGATAGGCCAAACATGTTTCGTTGTTTTCGGAAGTAGTGGATATTCATATAATTGCCATGTACGGTAGCTTAATGAAATAGCTGGATCATTTGCGATAAAACTGAGTGCTTGAATCTTCTGTTTATCCGACATTGTAATGTATGGTACATTCCATTCCACTTTATTAAGaactattttaacttttttagcAGCCTCTCGAGCAGCAGGTGTATGTAGATATGAGTTAATATCAGTGTTTGATCTTATGAGAATTAATTCATGCTTAGCATTCATAATAATACGATTATAATCTTCAGCGAATCCAAGTAATAAACTCAGCGGTAcagaaatatcaaaatatccGTCACCATTAGTCAATTTATCATCAGTTTGTAACCACCCGGCGTTTTCCATTAAATTAGCCTGTCCGGGAGTTAAAGATATATAATTCTTCATAAGACTTGTAATTCCAACATTCTTGCATCTATCAATTTCGATAGCATTCAATTCGTAGCGTATTTCTTCAAACATGTGACAAATGGCCATGTTAACCAACTCCATAGTTTCACTAACAGCAGTGCCATCTTCCTTCGTAAATCTCCCACAAATGTGTAAAGCACTCTTACTCGGTAAAATGCATAAATCTTGATGTTGAATATTGATTCTTATTTCATCACTATTATTACATGTTGATGAAGCATAAGGTTGATGTGAATGAAACTCATAGTGAGAAATCGATTCGTCGAAGATTATTGGTTTTTGGATGTTTAGGATTTCCGCCATGATAGTATAATGCAGcacaaattgattttttttattttaccgatcttccacgtaattttaatccCAGGCTTTTGAGAAATTGGGCGTTCTGAGATGTTAGCACCCTGACAGGGACACGACGACTGATGGGCTTTAGGCATGATGCTTGACTTTTTTAACTAcctccaatttttttatcaaatacaatCCCCATTatttcactgattttatatgcAATCTTATTGTTATCGTTTCACCACGAAAATTCACCAAATTCCCATCTTGATCAACAATTCGCAGCTGAAGATTGTGTATTGACTGTACTGCGACTGGTAAGTAAATGATGTGGGATGGTACTTCGATGATCTTATATCCTGGTGCAACACTTGGGAAAAACTCATGAACTGTGTGAACTTTACGGTTGTTCATATATGCACCAGTAGTAATATTGCACTCAACTCGCAGTGCATTGATTTTAAGGATTTTTATTGGTCAATCGGATTTGTGTAGAAGGTATGGCGCAAGTCGGCGATTTTCAAATCCCAATAATGATGCGACAGAATCTTTCGGCTCAAAATTCACAATttgattacatttaatttcactatgtaattcattgttatttgcTTTAATACTCAATTCTACTCCCTCAGGTAATTCCTTTcttaaatacttttcaatgtcACGTAGTTCATAACTTCCGGTTAGTATTGTTATAATTTCATCTGCTTCCTTCCCATTTATGCTGGATAAATACAACTTATTACAACCTTCATCGATATTAGGTATAGAATTGAATGTTAACAACTCTACAAGCCCCAAGACATAACTTTTCCCAGGCGATAATTCAATGGGTGGAAAATATTGAGCTTCCAATGTGGAGGCCGCTCCAGATAGTGTTAACGTCAACGAATCAGCCATGAATAAACACATTTTATACTcgtctcatatatttataattgattatttagaaatttgaGACACAAGTGTCCACATATAACGGTATCCTAATCTTGATATTTCTGATGATTATATTTCACGCTACcaacatcgagatattttatGAGTTCATTTGGTGGTTGAAGGTTACCAAAACCGTCAAAATAAATGACGTCATCACCATTCTTCTTGTATGCAACCCAATGAGTTCCACCaccatttttatcatctaGATTTATGATTGCTGATTCCTTTTTCCATGGACCAGattttggtaaattatttcttatgaaaACACCTCGgaaatatggaatttttaaatcctttGCATATTTGATTAAATCAAAATTGGTCAGAGCTCGATGAGGTAGCGTTACATGTTTTTCGAAGGAGGACTTAAATATAATCCCATTCCAGACTTGTATGGTGACAAGTATAACCCTTTTCCCAAGGCTATAGCTTCCATTGTTGAATTATGCCGTTTAGTCTCCTCCAATTCACGTTTAGCAGTCTTGGCAGCATCCACAGCTCTAGCGATACCAGCAGCGCCCCCAGCTAATGCACCAGTAGCACTTAAACCAGCAAGAattggtattaaaaatggtagCAATCCACCTACTTTTAGGGGTGGTATGGGTAATACACGCGAtgatcgtatattttttttcccacctACCATTTTTACAGCTTCACGAGCGCCCCGTAATGCAGACTTGATTGGTGAAATGAGTACACCGTCGTTCATCGTTTTTTGagctgattttataatttgtcggATGGGGACAAGTCGTTTTTTGTTCTTTACTGTCTTTTTCCTCTTTTTACTATATCTCTTAGACTTTCCCctctttattttcaacttctttTTAACTGTAGCCATCTTTTTCATGCCCATACCCAAACTTCTCTTCACTCTCATGGTTTTATTGACTCCTCAAGCCACAGCTTCTTCCCCAAGGCTAGAATCTGTTGCATGAAGACGTTGTAAAGCTTTTTCAGCAAGCTCTTTATCAGCCGCATGACGTGCTGCCATATTgttagaattttttgaataagcaATGTCATGAGCTTTACATGCTCGGTCCAGAGGATTTATACCTGGATCACCTCGAGCTAATCTTTTCGTTGATTTTGTACCAGGTCCACAATACTGATATCCCGGCACATGTAATTCTATaggtagtttatttataacactGTTGATAAAACCTTTGCCACGCTGAGTTTCAACTTTACTAATACGTCTGCTCTTAACCATTGCAGATCTATGACTAATCTCAATTGTATAAATACTCGGTACTTATAAGCATATTGTTGAGTCAGAATTGAGTCATCAGCAGATTAACATAGTATTTAGTGTCAcctaaaataattcgaaatgaagtttgaaaaacaGACAGCAAAATTACCTGTGATcaattttgatcaaa encodes the following:
- the LOC128668541 gene encoding uncharacterized protein LOC128668541 is translated as MAEILNIQKPIIFDESISHYEFHSHQPYASSTCNNSDEIRINIQHQDLCILPSKSALHICGRFTKEDGTAVSETMELVNMAICHMFEEIRYELNAIEIDRCKNVGITSLMKNYISLTPGQANLMENAGWLQTDDKLTNGDGYFDISVPLSLLLGFAEDYNRIIMNAKHELILIRSNTDINSYLHTPAAREAAKKVKIVLNKVEWNVPYITMSDKQKIQALSFIANDPAISLSYRTWQLYEYPLLPKTTKHVWPIKTSTQLEKPRYLVLGFQTARKNIVTKNSSHFDHCNIRDVKVFLNSQSYPYGN